Proteins encoded together in one Lutra lutra chromosome 4, mLutLut1.2, whole genome shotgun sequence window:
- the LOC125097779 gene encoding LOW QUALITY PROTEIN: kinesin-like protein KIF16B (The sequence of the model RefSeq protein was modified relative to this genomic sequence to represent the inferred CDS: inserted 1 base in 1 codon), translated as MNRREKDLEAKFIIQMEKSKTTITNLKKIPEGGTGDSGREWTKTFTYDFSFYSADLKSPNYVSQEMIFKTLGTDVVKSAFEGYNACVFAYGQTGSGKSYTMMGNSGDSGLIPWICEGLFSQINETTRWDEASFPKEVSYLEIYNECVRDLLRRKSSKTFNLRVREHPKEGLYVEDLSKHLVQNYGDVEELMDXGNINRTTAATGMNDVSSRSHAIFTIKFTQAKFDSEMPYETVSKIHLVDLAGSERADATGAPGVRLKEGGNINKSLVTLGNVISALADLSQDAANPLVKKKQVFVPYRDSVSTWLLKDSLGGNSKTIMIATISPADVNYGEIPSTLRYANRAKNIINMPTINEDANVKLIRELRAEIARLKTLLAQGNQIALLDSPTALSMEEKLQQNEARVQELTKEWTNKWNETQNILKKTYKWPTSTCKDAQHHLSQ; from the exons ATGAATCGCAGGGAAAAGGACTTGGAAGCCAAATTCATTATTcaaatggagaaaagcaaaacGACAATCACAAACTTAAAAAAGATACCAGAAGGAGGGACTGGGGACTCAGGAAGAGAATGGACCAAGACCTTCACCTAtgacttctctttttattctgctGATCTGAAAAGTCCAAATTATGTCTCACAGGAGATGATTTTCAAAACCCTCGGCACAGATGTCGTGAAGTCTGCATTTGAAGGTTATAATGCTTGTGTCTTTGCATATGGGCAAACTGGATCGGGAAAGTCATACACTATGATGGGAAATTCTGGTGATTCTGGCTTAATACCTTGGATCTGTGAAGGGCTCTTCAGTCAGATAAATGAAACCACCAGATGGGATGAAGCGTCTTTTCCAAAGGAAGTCAGTTACTTGGAAATTTATAATGAATGTGTGAGAGATCTACTTAGGCGGAAGTCATCCAAAACCTTCAATCTAAGAGTCCGAGAGCATCCAAAAGAAGGACTGTATGTTGAGGATTTATCCAAACATTTAGTACAGAATTACGGTGATGTCGAAGAACTAATGG GTGGAAATATCAATCGAACCACAGCAGCGACTGGGATGAATGATGTCAGTAGCAGATCTCATGCCATCTTCACCATCAAGTTCACTCAGGCAAAATTTGATTCTGAAATGCCCTATGAAACCGTGAGTAAGATCCACCTAGTTGATCTTGCTGGAAGTGAGCGCGCAGACGCCACTGGTGCTCCTGGGGTCAGACTGAAGGAAGGGGGGAATATTAACAAATCCCTCGTGACTCTGGGAAATGTCATTTCTGCCTTAGCTGACTTATCTCAGGACGCGGCAAACCCTCTCGTGAAGAAGAAGCAAGTTTTTGTCCCTTACAGGGATTCTGTTTCGACTTGGTTGTTGAAAGATAGCCTTGGTGGGAACTCTAAAACCATCATGATCGCCACCATTTCACCTGCTGATGTCAATTACGGAGAAATCCCAAGTACTCTTCGCTATGCAAATAGAGCCAAAAACATCATCAACATGCCTACTATTAATGAGGACGCCAACGTCAAGCTCATCCGTGAGCTGCGTGCCGAAATAGCCAGACTGAAAACGCTGCTTGCTCAAGGGAATCAGATTGCCCTCTTAGACTCCCCCACAGCCTTAAGTATGGAGGAAAAACTTCAGCAGAATGAAGCAAGAGTTCAAGAATTGACCAAGGAATGGACAAATAAGTGGAATGAAacccaaaatattttgaaaaagacatacaaatggccaacaagcacatgcaaagatgctcaacatcacctaTCTCAGTGA